Sequence from the Ostrea edulis chromosome 8, xbOstEdul1.1, whole genome shotgun sequence genome:
CCTGATCGGTACTTTTGTGTTGTTATTGGGTTTGGAGTGGTGGTTGTGGTTACACTCCTCGTTGTTGTACTTGCCATGTTCGGAACTCCTTTAACGTTTAGTGAACCGAAGCCCTTGGGTCCTGGTCGAGAAAGGGGTTGTCTTGCAGAAGGATACTTTTGTTGAATTGCTGATCTTTGATTACCAGGCAATGGACGCGGACTACCGACGAACGGGTTAAATCGACGAGGAGCCCTTGTTGTTTGTGCAGGAGTTGGAGCTGGGGTTGAGGGAATATTTCGTTGAGCGTGAACACCAGTTTGTTGAGGTGGATGGATTTGTTGTGGGTAGttttgcatgttttgttgtCTTTGAACGACGGGTTGTTGTGATGGTTGGATATGTGTAGGATAGCTCGGCTTTACATTGATGTTGCTTGATTGACTGGGAATGATTTCAATCTGTGGAGTAGGTTCGGGTTTTGGATCGGTTACTTTAAGAGGCGTACCAACGACGTACAGTGGATTTTTATTGCCCTTGAATCCTGTATCATATTCACCAATATTTAACATCTGATCCGTGGCCTTAGTGCTGGGTGGTTCCTCTGttttatctaaatgtttattgACATCGGCCTTCGATTGAAGAACAAATAATGGCGAATTGATACCTTTGATATTGCTAACaggcaaaatttcatttttcagggATTTGGTGCCCTGCTTTGTATTCTGGCCCTGTCCTGAAACTGGAGGTTGTTGTGCAGTTTGTTGTGGTTGTTGCGCTTGTTGATTTTGAACAGGATTCTGGTTTGGTTGTTTTTGTACATACGTAGGCTGCATGGGATTCCGACTTTGTTGTTGTACATATGGAGGCGGTACAGGATTTTGAATCTGTTGCTGTTGTGCATACTGAGGCGGCATATTCTGAGCCTGTTGTTGGTGATATTGTACATTAGTAGGGGGTATAGCATTCTGATTAACTTGCGATGGCACACTTGGAACAGATGGTTGTTGACTTCGGGGTGGTAGAGCTCGTGCTGTTGGTGGTTGGACAGCGTTCCATGTCTTCACTGATGGAACCGGAGCTGGGGTTGATGGAGTAACGACTGGGACGGGGGCAGAAGTGGAAGGTGGTGCTACAGGGGGACGTTGTGGTGAAGCCTGGGGTTTTTTATACACAGATGAGGAACTTGGTTTTGGATCGTAAACTGTAAGTCCACCGAAAAATTGTCTAGCAATTTTCGGGCTCCATCTCATGGCTTGTGGATCGGCATTCAATGAAAAGGGTTTTCTGTTTTTGCGAACCCTATACGGTGGATTCTGTGCCCGGTTTTGTGAATATGGCACAGCAGATGGAGACGGGAATTGTTGTCCATTTTGTGCTTGCCAATTTTGTCTCATCCGTTGTTGTTGTCgctgttgttgttgctgttgttgttggcgtggttgttgttgttgttgttgttgttgtcgctgttgttgttgctgttggcgtggttgttgttgttgtcgctgttgttgttgttgctgttgtcgctgttgttgttgctgttgttgctgttgttgttgttgtcgcTGCTGCCGCTGTTGTTGTTGCTGTGGAGGCATTTGTGACGGCATATTTTGATTGCCTCTTTTTTGTATCATTTGAGCTTGTTGACGTCCGGTAGATTGTGCGTATTGTCCATTCCGGTTTTGCTGCTGTCCCTGCCGAGGTTGGCGAAATTCCTGATTCGGTCTAGGCGTAGACTGTTGCACTGGCCAGTTACTATTTCTTAGTTGCTTTGATGGCATACTTTGTTGGACATTAGGTTGCTGTTGTTCCTGTGGTTGTTGGACTTGTTTTGTAGGTTGTTGAATAGCTTGTTTTGGTGGGTATTGTTGTTGCCATGCTTGTTTATTCTGCCACTGGCCAGTCGATTTCTGAGTAGGTTGTGGAGCTTGTTGTCTCGTtcgctgttgttgttgttgtcgttgttgttgttgttgttgttgttgttgttgttgttggggcTTTTGTGGTGGTATTTCTTGGATGTCTTTTTTCTGTGTGCCCTGCTGTTGTTTCGGTGGCAATTTTGACTGATTTTGCCACTGTTGATACTGTGTTTGATCTTGTCCATTGCTAAATGATTTTGCCTGAGTCTTACGTGGGTTCATCCATCCCTGTTGACTGGATATACGctgaatattttgattttgattggacTTTCTGGATTTCGGATTAAACCACTGAGGGTTCGGTTGAACTTTAACTGGGGTTTCTATGGGTGTACTTATGGGTTGTTTTACACGTTGTGGTTTTGGATTTGGTTGCAATTGCAGGGATGTCTTCTTAGGCACTTGTGGTTGTTTTGGTTGTGTTTGACTTTGCTTTGCTCCTTGCTGTTGTTGAGCTGGAACATTGTTATTCCACGTCTGCTGACTGCTAGGTCCGGGATTAGATTGTGCACCCCATTGAGCTTCCTTTGGAGGCAGGGTAGTTGTTTGCGATTTTTCCTGAATAATTTTTGGAGCAATACGTTGTCGCTGAACTTCTGGAGCATGTACAAAATCAAAACGAGGTAAATCCTTGAATTCTGCTGGTTGGATGAAATTCCTCACTAACTTGGTGTCCGGATTCATTTCCTTAGCATGGCGGTCAATTGATATAGGggtattctttttaaaattgctAAGTGGAGACTTTCCTGCCGCCACAGAGGGAATAACATCATTGGAGGGGTACATGCCAGAGGTTGGGGGTGTCGGGGGTCTTCTGTTATGCCTATAGTGATTGTTATTAGAAGACCTAGGTATCAAACTTTCCTGAGAAGCAAGGAATCTCCCGGAATGAGTCTTTGCCACCATATCATTGAAAGGTCTCTTGTTAGGGTTTTCGGAAGGCATGCTGGATAGTCCACCCGACGGTTTGTCATACTGCGAGCTGAATGCACCCCCGACAGCATCCCTGGAGGGAGTTGGACTTGGACCTTGGTGGCGCGTTTGTGATAATAAATTTCTCGGACGTGAAACAAATTGTCGGTTGCGATTGTTTTGACTCCATTTTGGTACACTCCAGGGGTTATTGTTATAGTTGCCAGGTTGGTGGTGGTGTTGTTTACGGGGATACTGGTTTTGGTTCCTCATGTTGTTATGTTGATTGTAGTTATTTGGATATCTCTGTTGGTTTCCTCTATTGTGTTGGTACATGGGTTGATTTGGATGTTGATGATGTTGTTTATGGGGATATTGAGGTGTGGGATTGTTGGAATTCTCTGTTTTTGTTTGAATCATATTTGCTGGTTTGTGTTGTCTATGATGGGGATGGTTAAATTGCTCATTTTGTCTCGGTGTCTGTTTTGAAGTATGCTGTGTTTGTTGTTTGGCTTGCTGTTTAGCTTGAGTTGGATCCTGCTTTGGACTGGCATTTGTGAATGCGGGAGACGGTTCTACTTTGTTTTTCTTCGGTTTTTTCGGCCTCGATTGTGTGAGCTTGAAGTTTTGCTTACTAACTCTGTTCATTCGGGTTACCTCTATTTCACTATTATGGTTTCCGTACAGTGATGGACCAGCATTCTTTTGTCGACCAAATTGACTGCTCTGTTGTCTGTGTAAAGCCCTCTGGTGTTGTAAATGATAAAACTGTTGTTGTCTACCGTTGATGTGGGTGGGTGGGCTTGGTTTTTTAGCGATTGACTCCACCTTTTTCAGTTCTGTCCTGTATATTTCTGCATCCTTCTTTACCGTAGGTTTTTTGGCAGTGGATTGATTGTCTATTGTTTTCTTTGCCTGAACTCCGAGCCATTCCACTCTCTTCCCTAGGTTTGCCTGATCATGCTGTTTGTTTTGCCACCCCTGAGCTTGACGTTTACGTCGAATATTTCCCGCCGTAATTTGTATGTCTGCACAGTTGCGGATTGTTCGTCTTTCTTTGCATTTGGGGCATTCCTCGTTatctagaaaagaaattcatgGGCAAATTATTCATATGAAACCTTTAAAACATGACAATTTATTTTGATCATggaattaattttcagattcagagagagagagagagagagagagagagagagagagagagacaaaaCAATAGGTTATTTACTGGTTGATAAAACTCTTATTCCGTTATGGTTTGTGTTTGGTGTTCAGACCTTCTAGATTGTGTACATTGCTACACGTATAACTAGAGAAAGTAATCTTTGTTATATGTACGAGTGCGTTCCAGGTAGTAGAGGTACAAATTCTTCAGAGTATAGACTCTTGGgtccatggttttttttttgggggggggggggggtgggagTGTGTGCAAAAACTGTTGGCGACCTTCGAGGGCAATTTTGTTCACCCAAAGTAGCAAAAATAACCTTTTATCATAAAGCGTCACGTGACTCCCTTTAGACTGGTCACGACAGCTGCAGATTCTTTTTTCGTGTAGTCCTCTCTTCTACCACATTATCAAGGCTCTTATATTATGAGATGAGAAGGTAATTAATGCACGACGTGCATTATATTTCATGCAGGTGACAAATGCGACGTTCGGTTCGCTTGGCTTTGTCACTAAGAGACTAACAAACTGGACTTATTTAGTATTCAGTCGCCGTCATAGGCTCTATTCTGAGAGATTCAGTAGAACGTGCATTATTAATGTGATTAACAACACACGATTCTAATATTTGAAAcattatgcaaaatgaaaacCAAGTAACTGCATTAACCTGTCTCCCTGCTGTCAGCAGACGGGTTTTCATTTTAAGGGGGAAAAATGGTTGACCGGTGCAGACTTAAGTAGATATGTCACGTGATTTGCATTTTGCTCCATGGTATGGCAGAACATCAAGCTAAAGCAGCTAAATCGCCTTCTAATTCACCATTTAATTATGCCGCAAAATAACTAATTGTACTGTGTATCAAATTTACGTAATTTCGGGAGACGGGCGTGCCTACGAACTAGAATAAGGGAactatgtaaaataaaacaacttTCCTACCacgatttctttttcaaatcaCGAAAATTGTACCTCACGAGAATAAACGATTCCACACCATTATCTTAGAATGAGCAGTTAATGGTATGTAAAGGTAAAATGTTTGAAAGTATTTTTGTTTAACCTTTCTTCAATATCACTTTAGACACAGAAAAAATACAATTCAGAGATGTTGTACAGTAAAACCTGTTTATAACGAAACGCTAAGAATGTGCTGTTTTGCTGAACTATTCCTTTAAAGAGGCATTAGCTGTCATGTTCtcattaaaggggcattagatgtcattttgtcacccaaaaaaaatgtattcaatgaaaattgctttattttatatatttcagtaataacactagtatttgatttttttgaAACACGTTTTAGCCTCCAAGCAGGCGcatgaatgtgtaattttggtgattaaatcaTTACTGTCTTGCAGTATAATAATTCTTCTTAATGTTATATTTCTATACACTAAAATCGGTTACCTAACGTAgatttattaggtttctcttgttttggtacaaaataaatgtttattagtcattaatatacatcTTCCTATGATATTATGAGATTTTGAGAAAACAAtggttgtcatcactttcacagttacatatatgtaatactCCTTTAATCTAACGACTTCGTTATATTCATAGGGAAAATAAATCGTGTCTTTTAAGTGGTAATTCATAACTAGTGTATGtaaatgtgttttactgttCACGAAATGTATTTTTGAACTATGAAAGCTAAATGGGGCGAAGGTGCACGTTGACAAAAATTGTCTGTCTGTAAGTACAGGACTATATTCTGAAAACTGTCatcttaaaaaaatatttcgcCAAGAACCTAAAAGATGCGCACTCTTAAATTTCCATGCAAACGAAATAAATTATATGTTCGTTTTAAAAATCCTAATAAACTAAACTGCTTATTTGTCAGCCGTTATACAATACCAGATTCTTGAATTAATTAAACACTTTTTGGCTttattttaattgttttcaaGCACGCCGCAGTAAGGCTAGTGCCAGTATTTTTTGTATCACTTAATACAAAAAATACTATCTACCATActtaatttacatgaattaTGAGAAAAAAATCCATTTCACATTTAAACAGTTTTGGAGAGGTGAAAACGGCTCCTGTAAATGTCTATCAATGGAGGGAGCACTGGACGTAAATGCGTGCGAAGAGTACTTAATTAGCTGTTTATGTTTTATCGTATAGTCCAGTTAGAGCGCCGTAAATGTGATTCTCAAAATGGTCAAATACTTTTGTGCTCATTTTAATTGGGTGCAATTGGTTTTAGACATTTATTTAACCTTAAGACGCTCCAACTATCTTTAATCTTACAAAACAGGACCCGTTTAACCATTTTttacgtaaaaaaaaaagagaggaTTTTCGACCGTTTT
This genomic interval carries:
- the LOC125662130 gene encoding nuclear receptor coactivator 6-like — encoded protein: MFRSVVVLIWICFATRIHSTHLVSPIPRNTIWTYSSLLDTGNTVLDCGGVQTQWKRNGGKCGVCGDPWDGLRLHEYGGKYAQGTVGGVYKTGSTAMLSIETPDKIGGKIEFRLCDVTEKGEDLHQRCFDRHVLMFSDNNQRSHRVKSHETFVNVHVKFPAGLVCQHCVLQWTFVQDNEECPKCKERRTIRNCADIQITAGNIRRKRQAQGWQNKQHDQANLGKRVEWLGVQAKKTIDNQSTAKKPTVKKDAEIYRTELKKVESIAKKPSPPTHINGRQQQFYHLQHQRALHRQQSSQFGRQKNAGPSLYGNHNSEIEVTRMNRVSKQNFKLTQSRPKKPKKNKVEPSPAFTNASPKQDPTQAKQQAKQQTQHTSKQTPRQNEQFNHPHHRQHKPANMIQTKTENSNNPTPQYPHKQHHQHPNQPMYQHNRGNQQRYPNNYNQHNNMRNQNQYPRKQHHHQPGNYNNNPWSVPKWSQNNRNRQFVSRPRNLLSQTRHQGPSPTPSRDAVGGAFSSQYDKPSGGLSSMPSENPNKRPFNDMVAKTHSGRFLASQESLIPRSSNNNHYRHNRRPPTPPTSGMYPSNDVIPSVAAGKSPLSNFKKNTPISIDRHAKEMNPDTKLVRNFIQPAEFKDLPRFDFVHAPEVQRQRIAPKIIQEKSQTTTLPPKEAQWGAQSNPGPSSQQTWNNNVPAQQQQGAKQSQTQPKQPQVPKKTSLQLQPNPKPQRVKQPISTPIETPVKVQPNPQWFNPKSRKSNQNQNIQRISSQQGWMNPRKTQAKSFSNGQDQTQYQQWQNQSKLPPKQQQGTQKKDIQEIPPQKPQQQQQQQQQQQQRQQQQQRTRQQAPQPTQKSTGQWQNKQAWQQQYPPKQAIQQPTKQVQQPQEQQQPNVQQSMPSKQLRNSNWPVQQSTPRPNQEFRQPRQGQQQNRNGQYAQSTGRQQAQMIQKRGNQNMPSQMPPQQQQQRQQRQQQQQQQQQQQQRQQQQQQQRQQQQPRQQQQQQRQQQQQQQQPRQQQQQQQQRQQQRMRQNWQAQNGQQFPSPSAVPYSQNRAQNPPYRVRKNRKPFSLNADPQAMRWSPKIARQFFGGLTVYDPKPSSSSVYKKPQASPQRPPVAPPSTSAPVPVVTPSTPAPVPSVKTWNAVQPPTARALPPRSQQPSVPSVPSQVNQNAIPPTNVQYHQQQAQNMPPQYAQQQQIQNPVPPPYVQQQSRNPMQPTYVQKQPNQNPVQNQQAQQPQQTAQQPPVSGQGQNTKQGTKSLKNEILPVSNIKGINSPLFVLQSKADVNKHLDKTEEPPSTKATDQMLNIGEYDTGFKGNKNPLYVVGTPLKVTDPKPEPTPQIEIIPSQSSNINVKPSYPTHIQPSQQPVVQRQQNMQNYPQQIHPPQQTGVHAQRNIPSTPAPTPAQTTRAPRRFNPFVGSPRPLPGNQRSAIQQKYPSARQPLSRPGPKGFGSLNVKGVPNMASTTTRSVTTTTTPNPITTQKYRSGSLAALGVGMQNTDFKGAIIPKALSTTPTPQIINARQEQFSAQGRGMYRPTFTRKLPKRYPQYPSRNTNRQRPLNPRTVQQNPTRPGMSQPKVRGPPEKMTTLDSLIWNQAISTTTENPSTRMPYVPSNFNRFNNARQSGNIQSPFSNLQKRPNSRLVSPRQGPQPRYPKRHESNRQSADPLSANWKDPSHQQQTLGRMQRKSGLSQWQNQAGNSNLRKIPRVQTPHQSNQQRPRVHQSQNIPSPTPGPISQPTPGTGMDKYIVSGPRKERGPQQKTQPQRPNPVRQGPSPLPQEPKPVPQRPKPVPQSAPRPINRTPQQIKGPYPPQPLQNSGSQKSFTFGKSRSNTFSTFLLGGNRKKGVAAANEIEKPGSNLQSPVKRAEFVAESNAVSHAKSANKIYSNPMQRPLPGGAFGVVSGGLSASKINPIAVSRAQERRKPSESPKLSRLGNILGREQRAQKLGSYQNILNNEPATVDTGNSKVLWSVRTTPAESKIIYQDTLLKNQVIAEKSVPIPGYYRRDTAVEKQPQSVVPAVEAYKPRPQQSLMRGPMPREMEKSRHSVQNSNAYPAVKPKVSNRQTSPQISPPSQNVYQGPVLAGQSQNIEAPAKMAVVDPPVQKQQIQKEAPQQQLEKQQPVEPPTTNRPDVHVHQRQVNKKQRGFQSFRFSNSGFAIPRVRSESPKHQSAFKYERTP